A genomic window from Exiguobacterium acetylicum DSM 20416 includes:
- the rpsJ gene encoding 30S ribosomal protein S10: MANEKIRIRLKAYDHRVLDQSAEKIVDTAKRSGATVSGPIPLPTEKAVYTVLRAVHKYKDAREQFEMRTHKRLIDIVNPTPKTVDALMRLELPSGVDIEIKL, from the coding sequence ATGGCAAATGAAAAAATTCGGATCCGTTTGAAAGCATACGATCACCGCGTGCTTGATCAATCGGCTGAGAAGATTGTCGACACAGCAAAACGTTCAGGTGCTACTGTATCTGGTCCGATCCCACTCCCAACGGAGAAAGCGGTCTACACAGTACTTCGTGCCGTTCACAAGTACAAAGATGCTCGTGAGCAGTTCGAAATGCGTACACACAAACGTTTGATCGACATCGTTAACCCAACACCGAAAACTGTTGATGCGCTTATGCGTCTCGAACTTCCATCGGGCGTTGACATCGAAATCAAACTTTAA